From a region of the Lentilactobacillus curieae genome:
- the secG gene encoding preprotein translocase subunit SecG, whose translation MYNFLLTLLIIDCILITIAVLMQPSKTNDAMSALTGGADDLFAKQKPRGFEAFMQKTTLVLGIIFFAISLALVWISSH comes from the coding sequence GTGTATAATTTTTTGTTAACACTATTGATAATTGATTGTATCTTAATCACAATTGCTGTTTTGATGCAACCATCGAAGACAAATGATGCAATGTCAGCATTAACTGGTGGTGCAGATGATTTATTTGCAAAGCAAAAGCCTCGAGGCTTTGAAGCTTTCATGCAAAAAACAACTTTAGTTTTAGGAATCATCTTTTTTGCAATTTCACTAGCTTTAGTGTGGATTTCATCACATTAA
- the rnr gene encoding ribonuclease R gives MQDNELKNEIANVLMGHPDKSFSVEEVADVLKYHGSAAFKLIVQELAILEREKVAKVTLDGKFQLSPDKRKLTGVFHANDKGFGFVAYDEVEPDAYISPDNTMKALNGDTVEIEIVRPASADQSKGPEGKVTAIVDRKYKSVVGAFSKSEDDNGFFGEVKLTDKKIAKYKFYINDVGLKPTPGEVVTAQIVEYPDAKHPDYMVGIAEKVIGSVDDPGIDILQIVYAHDIPAEFPEDVIEAADAIPDHVTEAEKVGREDITDQTLVTIDGESSKDLDDAVTVWKLDNGNYHLGVHIADVSHYVTPGSPLDKEAFRRGTSVYLTDRVIPMLPRRLSNGICSLNEGELRLCMSCDMEIDQAGNVIKHRIHPSLMRSKARMTYTAVNQILESHDEKTMDRYKDLVPMFEQMGDLHRILAKNRKTHGAIDFDDHEAEIIVDEKGHPIDIQLRVRGLAERMIESFMLAANETVAQHYYEAHVPFLYRIHETPDADRVKTFFETLTAFGINVKGDPEHVKPKMMQNILKQVAGKPEETMVSVMLLRSLKQAKYSDQSLGHFGLAAPYYTHFTSPIRRYPDTMVHRMIHYYDENGINKETKQKFGGVLDEIAVTTSEYERRAIDAERDTDAMKKAEYMNDHVGEEFDAVISSVLKFGMFVELPNTVEGLVHISRMDDDYYEYVEQFMALVGRNTRRTYKMGQPIRVKVINVDVEQSAVDFDIVDPQNTPTSDMLPKRRHNDNYRGGHNNNRNHNGNNHGNGGRNNNNNIKRGSFNKSRSNNNRKH, from the coding sequence TTGCAAGATAATGAATTAAAAAATGAAATTGCTAACGTACTTATGGGTCACCCAGATAAGTCGTTTTCTGTCGAAGAAGTTGCGGACGTTTTAAAGTATCATGGATCTGCCGCATTTAAGCTAATTGTCCAGGAATTAGCGATTTTGGAACGTGAAAAGGTTGCAAAGGTAACTTTAGACGGTAAATTCCAACTCAGCCCTGACAAGCGCAAATTAACTGGGGTTTTTCATGCGAACGATAAAGGCTTCGGTTTTGTTGCTTATGATGAAGTTGAGCCAGATGCTTATATTTCTCCTGACAACACTATGAAGGCTTTAAATGGCGATACAGTTGAAATTGAGATCGTCCGTCCAGCTTCTGCTGACCAATCAAAAGGTCCAGAAGGTAAAGTTACAGCGATTGTTGATCGCAAATACAAATCTGTTGTTGGTGCATTTTCTAAATCAGAAGACGACAACGGTTTCTTTGGTGAGGTTAAGCTTACCGATAAGAAAATTGCGAAATACAAGTTTTATATCAACGATGTTGGCTTGAAACCAACTCCTGGTGAAGTTGTGACTGCTCAGATTGTTGAGTATCCAGATGCAAAACACCCAGACTACATGGTTGGTATCGCTGAAAAGGTCATTGGATCAGTTGATGATCCTGGAATCGATATCTTGCAAATTGTGTACGCTCATGACATTCCTGCAGAATTTCCTGAAGACGTAATCGAAGCAGCAGATGCTATCCCTGATCATGTCACAGAGGCAGAGAAGGTTGGTAGAGAAGATATTACTGACCAGACTTTGGTTACAATCGATGGCGAATCATCTAAGGATTTGGATGATGCCGTTACAGTTTGGAAGTTGGATAATGGTAATTACCATCTTGGTGTCCACATTGCTGATGTAAGCCACTATGTAACGCCAGGCAGCCCATTAGACAAGGAAGCTTTCCGGCGAGGGACTTCTGTATACTTGACTGACCGAGTAATCCCTATGTTGCCAAGAAGATTATCAAACGGAATTTGTTCTCTTAACGAGGGTGAACTCCGCCTTTGTATGAGTTGTGACATGGAAATTGATCAGGCTGGTAATGTTATTAAGCACAGAATTCATCCAAGTTTGATGAGATCTAAAGCACGGATGACATATACTGCAGTTAACCAAATTCTTGAATCCCATGATGAAAAGACGATGGACCGTTACAAAGATTTGGTACCAATGTTTGAACAGATGGGCGACCTTCATAGAATTTTAGCTAAAAATCGGAAAACTCATGGAGCCATTGACTTCGATGATCACGAAGCGGAGATTATCGTTGATGAAAAAGGCCACCCAATTGACATTCAGTTGCGGGTTCGTGGATTGGCCGAAAGAATGATTGAGTCATTCATGTTGGCTGCTAACGAAACAGTTGCCCAACATTATTATGAAGCTCACGTTCCATTCTTGTACCGGATTCATGAGACTCCAGATGCCGATAGAGTGAAGACTTTCTTCGAAACATTGACAGCATTTGGTATTAACGTGAAGGGTGATCCAGAACACGTTAAACCAAAGATGATGCAAAACATTCTCAAGCAAGTTGCAGGAAAACCTGAGGAAACAATGGTTTCTGTAATGTTGCTTAGAAGTTTGAAGCAGGCCAAGTATTCCGACCAATCACTCGGTCACTTTGGATTGGCAGCACCATACTATACTCACTTTACTTCACCAATTAGACGTTACCCTGATACTATGGTTCACAGAATGATTCATTACTATGATGAAAATGGTATCAATAAGGAAACTAAGCAAAAATTTGGTGGCGTACTTGATGAGATTGCTGTTACCACATCTGAATATGAACGTCGGGCAATTGATGCTGAGCGTGATACAGACGCTATGAAGAAGGCTGAATACATGAATGATCACGTCGGTGAAGAATTCGATGCGGTCATTAGTTCTGTGCTTAAATTTGGGATGTTTGTTGAGTTACCAAATACGGTTGAAGGACTAGTTCATATCAGTCGCATGGACGATGATTATTACGAATATGTTGAACAATTTATGGCGCTTGTTGGTAGAAATACCCGAAGAACATATAAAATGGGTCAACCAATTCGGGTTAAAGTCATTAACGTTGACGTTGAGCAGAGTGCAGTTGATTTTGACATTGTTGATCCTCAAAATACCCCAACAAGTGATATGTTGCCCAAGCGGCGTCATAATGATAATTATCGTGGCGGTCACAATAACAATCGCAACCACAATGGTAACAACCATGGCAACGGCGGTAGAAATAATAACAACAATATTAAACGAGGCTCGTTTAATAAGTCTCGCAGCAACAACAATCGGAAGCACTAA
- the murB gene encoding UDP-N-acetylmuramate dehydrogenase → MEKYAEMKSEFSEKMDVFLDEPLSKYTHTKTGGETDILAFPESVDQVRELLQYANDHQINITVIGNASNLIVRDGGIRGLTIILTKMKKITVHENMLVAQAGAAFIETTKVAQANSLSGIEFAAGIPGSIGGAVYMNAGAYGGDVDDVVVAADVLTPDNQVLHLNQKELDFGYRHCSVQDNNQIVLSATFQLKHGSKDKIQKQMDHLNELRASKQPLDLPSCGSVFKRPEGHFAGKLIHDSGLQGFQIGGAQVSKKHAGFIVNVDHATATDYLNVIKHVQKTVMEKFGVQLETEVRIIGADA, encoded by the coding sequence ATGGAAAAATACGCAGAAATGAAGTCAGAGTTTTCAGAAAAAATGGATGTTTTTTTAGATGAACCATTGTCTAAATACACTCACACTAAAACTGGGGGGGAAACAGACATCCTTGCTTTTCCAGAGTCGGTTGATCAGGTTAGAGAGCTATTGCAATATGCAAATGACCATCAAATTAACATTACTGTAATCGGCAATGCTAGCAATTTGATCGTCCGTGATGGGGGAATTCGCGGTTTAACCATCATTTTGACAAAAATGAAAAAAATAACGGTTCATGAAAATATGTTGGTTGCTCAAGCAGGTGCTGCGTTTATTGAGACTACCAAAGTTGCTCAAGCAAACTCATTAAGTGGCATTGAGTTTGCTGCTGGAATCCCTGGAAGTATTGGTGGTGCTGTCTACATGAACGCCGGTGCTTACGGTGGGGACGTTGACGATGTTGTAGTTGCTGCAGATGTTCTTACTCCAGATAATCAGGTTTTACACCTAAACCAAAAGGAGCTTGATTTTGGCTACCGTCATTGTAGTGTTCAAGACAATAACCAAATTGTCTTATCAGCAACATTCCAATTAAAACACGGTAGTAAGGATAAAATTCAAAAGCAAATGGATCATTTGAATGAGTTGCGAGCATCTAAGCAACCGTTAGACCTACCATCATGTGGAAGTGTCTTTAAGCGCCCAGAAGGACACTTTGCGGGTAAACTAATTCACGATTCAGGACTACAAGGATTCCAAATTGGTGGGGCTCAGGTTTCTAAAAAGCATGCAGGGTTTATCGTAAATGTTGATCATGCTACGGCAACTGATTATCTTAACGTTATTAAACATGTTCAAAAAACAGTAATGGAAAAATTTGGTGTTCAACTTGAAACTGAAGTTAGAATTATCGGAGCTGATGCGTAG
- a CDS encoding GNAT family N-acetyltransferase: MAEEVDFRLANEDDAKAVISLLKQLKTESDTFVVDSDLDSIEVEDEAKMISLINLSKSSLIAVATLGEKLIGIVTVEFLKKGIGELGVAVLSEYQGYQIGSNLVELATEWAIDYSNLDKLALTVFKSNQPAVHIYQKMGFQTISEIEVDGKPSLYMELSAN; encoded by the coding sequence ATGGCCGAAGAAGTTGATTTTCGTCTTGCAAACGAAGACGATGCTAAGGCAGTGATCAGTCTACTGAAACAGCTAAAGACGGAATCGGATACTTTTGTTGTTGATTCAGATTTGGATTCAATTGAAGTAGAAGATGAAGCAAAGATGATTTCACTGATTAACCTATCAAAGAGTAGCCTGATTGCAGTTGCTACCTTAGGAGAAAAGTTAATTGGGATAGTAACTGTGGAGTTCTTAAAAAAGGGGATTGGTGAACTTGGAGTCGCCGTTCTTAGTGAATACCAAGGTTATCAAATTGGCTCTAACTTGGTTGAATTAGCAACCGAATGGGCAATTGATTACTCAAATTTGGATAAACTGGCTTTGACAGTTTTTAAAAGTAATCAACCAGCAGTTCATATTTATCAAAAAATGGGCTTTCAAACAATCAGTGAAATTGAGGTTGACGGTAAACCATCGCTTTATATGGAACTTTCAGCTAACTAA
- the smpB gene encoding SsrA-binding protein SmpB, with amino-acid sequence MVKNKTKKNDDNLMAQNKKARHDYSIQETYEAGIVLTGTEIKSIRDRRLNLKDGFVQIKNGEAYMMNVHISEYTNGNQFNHDPLRNRKLLLHKKEIKRLAGASSDKGVTIVPLKVYLKNGFAKVLIGVAKGKKEYDKRETIKRREQNRQIERVMKHY; translated from the coding sequence ATGGTTAAAAACAAAACCAAAAAAAATGACGATAATCTAATGGCTCAGAACAAGAAAGCCCGCCATGATTATTCCATCCAAGAAACTTATGAAGCAGGAATTGTTTTAACAGGTACAGAAATTAAATCGATTCGTGACCGGCGGTTAAACTTGAAGGATGGATTTGTGCAAATTAAGAATGGTGAAGCATACATGATGAACGTTCACATTAGTGAATATACTAATGGGAACCAGTTCAATCATGACCCATTGCGTAATCGTAAACTGTTACTTCATAAAAAAGAAATTAAACGGCTTGCTGGTGCATCCTCTGATAAAGGAGTTACAATCGTGCCATTAAAGGTTTACCTTAAAAATGGGTTTGCGAAAGTCTTGATTGGAGTTGCCAAGGGTAAGAAAGAGTACGATAAGCGAGAAACAATTAAGCGTAGAGAACAAAATCGTCAGATTGAACGCGTTATGAAGCATTATTAA
- the pta gene encoding phosphate acetyltransferase, protein MELFESLKQKIQGKQIKVVFPEGNDERVVKAASRLAQDDLVRPVILGSNDEVSKVATNLGVNLDGVEVVDYLNQPQDVIDQMVAAIVERRKGKTDEDKARQWLNDPNYFGTTMVYLDKVDGMVSGANHPTGDTVRPALQIIKTKPGVKLISGSFIMQRGDERYLFADCAINIELDAPSMAEVAVESAKVAKTFDIDPKVALLSFSTKGSAKGDMVTKVQEATKLANEMAPELPIDGEMQFDAAFVPEVGEKKAPGSKVAGHANVFIFPELQSGNIGYKIAQRFGGFEAIGPILQGLNKPVSDLSRGSNEEDIYKVAIITAAQSLQND, encoded by the coding sequence ATGGAATTATTTGAAAGCTTAAAGCAAAAGATTCAAGGCAAACAGATCAAGGTTGTCTTTCCAGAAGGAAACGACGAGCGAGTTGTTAAGGCTGCCTCACGGCTAGCTCAGGATGACTTGGTTCGTCCAGTTATCTTAGGTTCAAACGATGAAGTTTCAAAGGTGGCCACTAACCTTGGTGTTAACTTAGACGGGGTTGAGGTGGTTGACTACTTGAATCAACCTCAAGATGTGATTGATCAAATGGTTGCCGCAATTGTTGAGCGTCGTAAAGGTAAAACTGATGAAGATAAAGCTCGTCAATGGTTGAATGATCCAAATTACTTTGGAACCACAATGGTATATTTAGACAAAGTTGATGGGATGGTTTCAGGTGCCAATCATCCAACGGGTGACACTGTTCGTCCGGCATTACAAATTATTAAAACTAAACCTGGTGTAAAGCTAATTAGTGGTTCATTTATCATGCAACGTGGGGATGAACGTTATTTATTTGCTGACTGTGCGATTAACATTGAATTAGATGCTCCTTCAATGGCAGAGGTTGCTGTTGAAAGTGCCAAGGTTGCCAAGACCTTTGATATCGATCCAAAAGTTGCCTTACTTAGTTTTTCAACTAAGGGTTCCGCAAAGGGTGACATGGTAACTAAAGTTCAAGAAGCAACTAAGCTTGCCAATGAAATGGCTCCTGAATTGCCAATTGATGGTGAGATGCAATTTGATGCTGCATTTGTACCTGAGGTTGGTGAAAAGAAGGCTCCAGGCTCAAAGGTTGCAGGTCATGCCAACGTATTTATTTTCCCAGAACTTCAATCAGGTAATATTGGTTACAAGATTGCACAAAGATTTGGTGGATTTGAAGCTATTGGCCCAATCCTGCAGGGGTTAAACAAACCGGTATCGGATCTTTCTCGTGGTAGTAACGAAGAAGATATCTACAAAGTAGCAATCATCACGGCTGCACAATCACTACAAAACGATTAA
- a CDS encoding alpha/beta hydrolase: protein MRMYGIGGMQMTQPGTFYFDHGNQAVILLHAFASGPIDVRLLARRLESENYSVYAPMFTGHGTADFSDIINNGSPEVWLQDAEDAIDFVKSKGKTEVAIFGISLGGIFAAKILEEHPELTGGGSFGSPIVRNGPSKVRGTFLQMAKANYQRFGVDNETINNKLKWLDDNIDPLLAKINDFANGVAEDLAKIHQPYFIGQGSKDEIVDPQSGGKLKDRLVNSRDVSFHVYPEASHMITVNSAHPDLEADLKSFLKKIY, encoded by the coding sequence ATGAGAATGTATGGAATTGGAGGAATGCAGATGACTCAACCCGGAACGTTTTATTTTGATCATGGCAATCAGGCTGTGATTTTATTACATGCCTTTGCTAGCGGACCAATTGATGTGCGATTGCTAGCTCGAAGGCTGGAGTCTGAAAACTATTCGGTTTACGCACCAATGTTTACGGGACATGGGACAGCTGATTTCTCTGATATCATTAATAATGGTTCTCCCGAAGTTTGGTTGCAGGATGCTGAAGATGCAATTGATTTTGTTAAATCAAAGGGAAAAACAGAAGTTGCTATTTTTGGGATTTCTCTCGGGGGTATTTTTGCAGCCAAAATTTTAGAGGAACATCCTGAGCTTACTGGCGGTGGTTCGTTTGGTTCGCCAATCGTTAGGAATGGTCCCTCTAAGGTAAGAGGTACATTTTTACAGATGGCGAAGGCCAATTATCAACGATTTGGTGTTGATAACGAAACAATTAACAACAAACTTAAATGGCTTGATGATAATATCGACCCGTTACTAGCGAAGATTAATGACTTTGCGAATGGTGTAGCGGAGGACCTTGCAAAGATTCATCAGCCATACTTTATTGGTCAAGGATCAAAGGATGAAATCGTTGATCCCCAAAGCGGTGGAAAGTTGAAAGACAGATTGGTAAACAGCAGGGATGTTAGCTTTCATGTATATCCGGAGGCCAGTCACATGATTACGGTCAATTCTGCTCATCCAGATTTAGAAGCAGACTTAAAATCGTTTTTAAAGAAAATATACTAA
- the tsaE gene encoding tRNA (adenosine(37)-N6)-threonylcarbamoyltransferase complex ATPase subunit type 1 TsaE → MQSVKVKSADETIELGKKLASLLKAGDVILLDGDLGAGKTTFTKGLGEGLGIKRSIKSPTFTIIREYSGGRLPLYHMDVYRLEDGSGDELGLDEYFEGDGVSVVEWSQFVADTLPEDYLKISFQRLDNEAESERELTFEGANSRFNNMINDVLGG, encoded by the coding sequence TTGCAGTCAGTTAAGGTTAAGTCTGCAGACGAAACAATTGAATTAGGTAAAAAACTAGCATCGCTCCTAAAAGCGGGTGACGTAATTCTGCTAGATGGCGATTTAGGTGCCGGCAAAACCACGTTCACAAAGGGGCTAGGCGAAGGCCTTGGAATCAAAAGGTCAATTAAAAGCCCTACCTTCACAATTATTCGTGAGTATTCCGGAGGTAGACTACCTTTGTATCACATGGATGTTTATCGCTTAGAGGATGGTAGTGGAGATGAGCTTGGGCTCGATGAGTATTTCGAAGGCGATGGTGTTAGTGTAGTCGAATGGTCTCAATTCGTTGCTGATACTTTGCCAGAAGACTACTTAAAAATTAGTTTTCAGAGACTAGATAACGAGGCAGAAAGTGAGCGTGAACTGACCTTTGAAGGTGCCAATTCACGCTTCAATAATATGATCAATGATGTACTTGGAGGATAG
- a CDS encoding uracil-DNA glycosylase has translation MKPFIKNDWWDVLEPEFEKEYYQQLRKFLVTEYQSQFIHPDMNNIFEAFALTPFSKVKVVILGQDPYHEPNQAHGLSFSVLPGVTIPPSLRNIYKELQSDLGIKPVNHGYLTSWAKQGVLMLNSVLTVRNGQAFSHKGKGWEQLTDAAIKKLSEREQPVVFILWGRAARDKIALIDTDTNVVIQSAHPSPLSANRGFFGSKPFSKTNEALVAMGEEPINWQLPERVELPSQS, from the coding sequence ATGAAACCGTTTATCAAGAATGACTGGTGGGATGTTTTAGAACCAGAATTTGAGAAGGAGTATTATCAGCAACTTCGCAAATTTTTAGTTACAGAATATCAATCTCAGTTTATTCATCCAGACATGAACAATATTTTCGAGGCATTTGCTTTAACTCCTTTTAGTAAGGTAAAGGTGGTTATTCTAGGACAGGATCCTTATCATGAACCTAACCAGGCTCATGGACTTAGTTTTTCGGTTCTACCCGGGGTAACGATTCCGCCATCGCTGCGTAATATTTATAAGGAACTGCAGTCCGATTTAGGGATCAAGCCGGTCAATCACGGGTACCTTACATCTTGGGCCAAGCAGGGTGTCTTGATGCTAAACTCAGTATTGACAGTCAGAAACGGTCAGGCCTTCTCTCATAAAGGCAAGGGGTGGGAGCAGCTTACAGATGCAGCAATCAAGAAGCTCTCGGAGCGAGAGCAGCCTGTCGTCTTTATTCTTTGGGGAAGAGCTGCCAGGGATAAAATTGCGTTAATTGATACAGACACTAACGTAGTTATTCAGTCAGCCCATCCTAGTCCATTGTCCGCTAATCGGGGCTTTTTTGGATCAAAACCATTTTCAAAAACCAATGAGGCATTAGTAGCAATGGGCGAAGAACCAATTAATTGGCAACTACCTGAGCGGGTTGAATTACCTTCTCAGAGTTAA
- a CDS encoding 3'-5' exonuclease, giving the protein MNFVAFDFETANRKRASACSLALTLVRDDKIADQFYSLINPEAEFDWRNTQIHGLREADVVDAPNFPELWEHINGLFKNNRLIVAHNASFDNSVLKRSLERYGIEPPHYMSLDTLKTSKQFYPNLENHKLNTLCDEFNITLEHHHNALDDSIACANILLYEQKQFGSQALVPFVKTI; this is encoded by the coding sequence ATGAACTTTGTGGCATTTGATTTTGAAACAGCAAACCGAAAACGGGCTAGTGCGTGTTCTTTAGCGTTGACGCTAGTTAGAGATGATAAAATTGCGGATCAATTTTACTCACTGATAAACCCAGAAGCAGAATTTGATTGGCGTAACACTCAGATCCATGGACTCCGAGAAGCAGACGTTGTTGACGCCCCTAACTTCCCCGAACTCTGGGAACACATTAACGGTTTGTTTAAAAATAACCGATTGATTGTCGCCCATAACGCATCATTTGACAATAGTGTCTTAAAACGTTCACTAGAACGATACGGAATTGAACCGCCTCACTACATGTCACTTGATACGTTAAAAACGTCAAAACAGTTTTATCCTAACCTTGAAAATCACAAATTAAACACTCTTTGTGATGAGTTCAACATAACACTAGAGCATCACCATAACGCTTTGGATGACAGTATTGCCTGCGCGAACATTTTGCTGTATGAACAAAAACAGTTTGGCAGTCAAGCGCTGGTTCCATTCGTAAAGACCATATAA
- a CDS encoding ClC family H(+)/Cl(-) exchange transporter codes for MQIRGSYKKSQLKMIGSGILIGIAAGTVVASFRYLIEHLTSLFIWIFAQGKTDFLWFGLGLIMLIAICLVNGWFLKTNPEIKGSGIPQVEGQLIGLFDYAFWPALWRKFVGGVLAIGSGLFLGREGPSIQLGSTIGQGISKLTKQVGTDRNVLISSGAAAGLSAAFNAPIASTMFVLEEVYHNFSTNIWMVSLTASISSDCIATYVFGLKPVLFMKSTSLPLKYFVWIIPFAILLGIFGRVYQLMTLNISKLYSRIKFIPKEFSSIFSFLLIIPIAMYLPQLMGGGSRLILSLQYLKYPAVILIAFFGLRLLLSVFTYGSGLPGGIFLPMLCLGALLGATYGSVLISMGLVSKLYFATFVIMGMAGYFACVSKAPFTAILLITEMVGTLSHLLGLALVSLLAYLVVDILNGKPIYHSLLLQMLGKREERESITAFETIQTVFVGALADGKTVKQLSWPSGSLLIKIKREGREIVPSGETGIRAGDILIISVTGKKRQQIIHQVQTLTREN; via the coding sequence GTGCAAATTCGTGGCAGTTATAAAAAGAGTCAATTAAAAATGATTGGCAGTGGAATACTAATTGGAATCGCTGCAGGAACAGTTGTTGCCAGTTTTCGGTATTTGATTGAGCATTTGACATCTCTGTTTATCTGGATTTTTGCTCAGGGAAAGACAGATTTTTTGTGGTTTGGACTTGGACTAATAATGTTGATTGCTATCTGTTTAGTAAATGGGTGGTTTTTAAAAACTAATCCTGAAATCAAGGGTTCTGGGATTCCCCAAGTTGAGGGTCAGCTAATTGGACTATTTGATTATGCTTTTTGGCCAGCGTTGTGGCGAAAATTTGTTGGTGGCGTCTTGGCAATTGGTAGTGGCCTTTTCCTAGGTAGAGAAGGCCCATCGATTCAATTAGGATCTACGATTGGTCAGGGAATTTCTAAATTGACAAAACAGGTCGGTACAGATCGTAACGTCTTAATTTCAAGCGGTGCCGCCGCTGGCCTGAGTGCAGCGTTTAATGCGCCGATAGCTAGTACAATGTTTGTTTTGGAGGAAGTTTACCATAATTTTTCAACAAACATTTGGATGGTTAGTTTGACCGCGTCGATTTCATCTGATTGTATCGCTACTTATGTATTTGGGTTGAAACCTGTGCTATTTATGAAGAGCACGTCTTTACCACTAAAATACTTTGTGTGGATCATACCGTTTGCAATTCTCTTGGGGATTTTTGGTCGAGTATATCAACTAATGACTCTAAATATCAGCAAACTATATTCCCGAATAAAATTTATTCCTAAAGAGTTTAGTAGCATATTTTCATTTCTTTTAATTATCCCAATTGCGATGTACCTTCCGCAGCTAATGGGTGGAGGCAGTCGCTTGATACTGTCCCTTCAATATCTTAAATATCCTGCGGTTATCCTAATTGCCTTCTTCGGCTTAAGGTTGCTACTTTCAGTATTCACTTATGGGAGTGGTTTGCCAGGTGGAATATTTTTACCCATGTTATGTTTAGGTGCACTTCTTGGAGCAACTTATGGCTCAGTCCTTATTAGTATGGGATTAGTTTCCAAGTTGTATTTTGCGACCTTTGTAATTATGGGGATGGCTGGCTATTTTGCCTGTGTCAGTAAAGCTCCATTTACGGCAATTTTATTAATTACTGAAATGGTAGGGACTCTTTCACACTTACTTGGACTTGCATTGGTGTCCTTACTTGCTTATTTAGTGGTTGATATTTTGAATGGAAAACCAATTTATCATTCATTATTATTACAGATGTTGGGTAAACGTGAGGAAAGGGAATCTATCACTGCCTTTGAAACCATCCAAACTGTCTTTGTGGGAGCTTTAGCAGATGGTAAGACGGTTAAGCAATTATCCTGGCCAAGCGGGTCATTGTTAATTAAAATAAAACGTGAAGGCAGGGAAATTGTTCCCTCTGGTGAAACTGGCATTAGGGCCGGTGACATCCTGATTATCAGTGTGACTGGGAAGAAACGCCAGCAGATCATTCATCAGGTTCAGACACTCACCAGAGAAAACTAG